A genomic segment from Labrus bergylta chromosome 3, fLabBer1.1, whole genome shotgun sequence encodes:
- the dut gene encoding deoxyuridine 5'-triphosphate nucleotidohydrolase, mitochondrial isoform X2, with amino-acid sequence MPALEVTDASAISPSKRPKTETKPAVERPVLRFAKLSEHATKPTRGSSKAAGYDLYSAYDYSIGPLDKAIVKTDIQIAVPHGCYGRVAPRSGLAVKNFIDVGAGVVDEDYRGNVGVVLFNFSKETFEVKKGDRIAQLVCERICYPDLEELETLDETERGAGGFGSTGRN; translated from the exons atgCCTGCTTTAGAAGTGACGGATGCCTCTGCAATCTCTCCATCCAAGAgaccaaagacagaaacaaagccTGCAGTAGAAAGACCTGTCCTCAGATTTGCAAAGCTGTCTGAGCATGCAACGAAACCAACCAGAGGATCATCAAAAGCAGCTGGATATGACCTTTACAG TGCTTATGACTACTCCATTGGTCCTCTGGATAAGGCCATTGTAAAGACAGACATCCAGATAGCAGTTCCCCATGGCTGCTATGGGAGAGTGG CACCAAGGTCTGGTCTGGCAGTGAAAAACTTCATTGATGTTGGTG CTGGGGTTGTAGATGAAGACTACAGAGGAAATGTTGGAGTTGTTCTCTTTAACTTCAGCAAGGAAACATTTGAGG TGAAAAAAGGCGACAGAATTGCTCAGCTGGTTTGTGAGAGGATCTGCTACCCAGATCTGGAGGAGCTTGAG ACACTTGATGAGACCGAGCGTGGTGCTGGAGGTTTTGGATCAACTGGAAGAAACTAA
- the dut gene encoding deoxyuridine 5'-triphosphate nucleotidohydrolase, mitochondrial isoform X1 yields the protein MTRLLPRLRDLYLHGSLLCDVAPRFLGRELHVQTLNQNKEVTDASAISPSKRPKTETKPAVERPVLRFAKLSEHATKPTRGSSKAAGYDLYSAYDYSIGPLDKAIVKTDIQIAVPHGCYGRVAPRSGLAVKNFIDVGAGVVDEDYRGNVGVVLFNFSKETFEVKKGDRIAQLVCERICYPDLEELETLDETERGAGGFGSTGRN from the exons ATGACCCGACTGCTGCCACGCCTAAGGGATCTTTACCTGCACGGCTCGTTATTGTGTGACGTTGCGCCACGTTTCTTAGGGAGGGAACTTCATGTTCAgactctcaatcaaaacaaag AAGTGACGGATGCCTCTGCAATCTCTCCATCCAAGAgaccaaagacagaaacaaagccTGCAGTAGAAAGACCTGTCCTCAGATTTGCAAAGCTGTCTGAGCATGCAACGAAACCAACCAGAGGATCATCAAAAGCAGCTGGATATGACCTTTACAG TGCTTATGACTACTCCATTGGTCCTCTGGATAAGGCCATTGTAAAGACAGACATCCAGATAGCAGTTCCCCATGGCTGCTATGGGAGAGTGG CACCAAGGTCTGGTCTGGCAGTGAAAAACTTCATTGATGTTGGTG CTGGGGTTGTAGATGAAGACTACAGAGGAAATGTTGGAGTTGTTCTCTTTAACTTCAGCAAGGAAACATTTGAGG TGAAAAAAGGCGACAGAATTGCTCAGCTGGTTTGTGAGAGGATCTGCTACCCAGATCTGGAGGAGCTTGAG ACACTTGATGAGACCGAGCGTGGTGCTGGAGGTTTTGGATCAACTGGAAGAAACTAA
- the dut gene encoding deoxyuridine 5'-triphosphate nucleotidohydrolase, mitochondrial isoform X3, with the protein MQVTDASAISPSKRPKTETKPAVERPVLRFAKLSEHATKPTRGSSKAAGYDLYSAYDYSIGPLDKAIVKTDIQIAVPHGCYGRVAPRSGLAVKNFIDVGAGVVDEDYRGNVGVVLFNFSKETFEVKKGDRIAQLVCERICYPDLEELETLDETERGAGGFGSTGRN; encoded by the exons ATGC AAGTGACGGATGCCTCTGCAATCTCTCCATCCAAGAgaccaaagacagaaacaaagccTGCAGTAGAAAGACCTGTCCTCAGATTTGCAAAGCTGTCTGAGCATGCAACGAAACCAACCAGAGGATCATCAAAAGCAGCTGGATATGACCTTTACAG TGCTTATGACTACTCCATTGGTCCTCTGGATAAGGCCATTGTAAAGACAGACATCCAGATAGCAGTTCCCCATGGCTGCTATGGGAGAGTGG CACCAAGGTCTGGTCTGGCAGTGAAAAACTTCATTGATGTTGGTG CTGGGGTTGTAGATGAAGACTACAGAGGAAATGTTGGAGTTGTTCTCTTTAACTTCAGCAAGGAAACATTTGAGG TGAAAAAAGGCGACAGAATTGCTCAGCTGGTTTGTGAGAGGATCTGCTACCCAGATCTGGAGGAGCTTGAG ACACTTGATGAGACCGAGCGTGGTGCTGGAGGTTTTGGATCAACTGGAAGAAACTAA